From Lycium ferocissimum isolate CSIRO_LF1 chromosome 12, AGI_CSIRO_Lferr_CH_V1, whole genome shotgun sequence, one genomic window encodes:
- the LOC132039873 gene encoding uncharacterized protein LOC132039873 isoform X2 has translation MDSLKLCKPQDLFVIKSPKQSLRLVLLVFAVVCGIYILSMCINQTSNYLSQARSLSIHVINRHNCHYPIFQEEDIHYLHFPKPQTFSREECACNPVRFFAILSMQRSGSGWFETLLNSHMNVSSHGELFGAKSRRTNATIILDIMDKVFNLDWVSSSSKNECSAAIGFKWMLNQGALEYHEEIVDYFNRRGVSTIFLFRRNLLRRLISLLANSYDKDVKPLNGTHKSHTHSPYEAEVLAKYKPVVNMSLLIPNLRHAQRKAARAMEYFKSTRHILLYYEDVVQNRTFCFLCRN, from the exons ATGGATAGTCTCAAATTATGCAAACCCCAG gaCTTATTTGTCATAAAGTCACCTAAGCAATCTTTGAGATTGGTCCTCTTAGTATTTGCAGTGGTTTGTGGAATTTACATCTTGTCAATGTGCATAAACCAAACAAGTAATTATCTTTCACAAGCTAGATCACTAAGCATCCATGTGATTAACAGACATAATTGTCATTATCCTATTTTTCAAGAAGAAGACATCCATTACTTGCATTTCCCGAAGCCTCAAACTTTTAGCAG GGAGGAATGTGCTTGCAATCCTGTTCGATTTTTCGCGATTTTGTCTATGCAGAGATCAGGAAGTGGATGGTTTGAGACATTGTTAAATAGTCACATGAATGTGAGTTCTCATGGAGAACTTTTTGGTGCTAAGTCAAGGAGGACTAATGCTACAATAATATTGGATATTATGGATAAAGTCTTTAATCTTGATTGGGTTAGCAGCTCATCCAAAAATGAGTGTTCAGCTGCAATTGGATTTAAGTGGATGCTTAATCAG GGAGCTTTGGAGTATCATGAGGAGATTGTGGATTACTTCAACCGAAGAGGTGTCTCTACAATATTTCTATTCAGAAGAAATCTACTACGCAGACTCATCTCTCTACTTGCTAATTCCTATGACAAGGATGTTAAACCACTGAATGGAACACACAAATCTCATACCCATTCTCCATATGAG GCTGAAGTATTGGCAAAATACAAGCCAGTGGTGAATATGTCATTACTAATACCAAATTTGAGGCATGCTCAGAGGAAGGCTGCTAGAGCTATGGAATACTTTAAGAGCACGCGACACATTCTTCTTTACTATGAAGACGTTGTCCAAAATCGAACT TTTTGCTTTCTGTGCAGAAACTAG
- the LOC132039873 gene encoding uncharacterized protein LOC132039873 isoform X1 has translation MDSLKLCKPQDLFVIKSPKQSLRLVLLVFAVVCGIYILSMCINQTSNYLSQARSLSIHVINRHNCHYPIFQEEDIHYLHFPKPQTFSREECACNPVRFFAILSMQRSGSGWFETLLNSHMNVSSHGELFGAKSRRTNATIILDIMDKVFNLDWVSSSSKNECSAAIGFKWMLNQGALEYHEEIVDYFNRRGVSTIFLFRRNLLRRLISLLANSYDKDVKPLNGTHKSHTHSPYEAEVLAKYKPVVNMSLLIPNLRHAQRKAARAMEYFKSTRHILLYYEDVVQNRTKLADVQEFLGLPQRELKSGQVKIHNGPLSQQIENWDDVQKKLQGTPYETYLKED, from the exons ATGGATAGTCTCAAATTATGCAAACCCCAG gaCTTATTTGTCATAAAGTCACCTAAGCAATCTTTGAGATTGGTCCTCTTAGTATTTGCAGTGGTTTGTGGAATTTACATCTTGTCAATGTGCATAAACCAAACAAGTAATTATCTTTCACAAGCTAGATCACTAAGCATCCATGTGATTAACAGACATAATTGTCATTATCCTATTTTTCAAGAAGAAGACATCCATTACTTGCATTTCCCGAAGCCTCAAACTTTTAGCAG GGAGGAATGTGCTTGCAATCCTGTTCGATTTTTCGCGATTTTGTCTATGCAGAGATCAGGAAGTGGATGGTTTGAGACATTGTTAAATAGTCACATGAATGTGAGTTCTCATGGAGAACTTTTTGGTGCTAAGTCAAGGAGGACTAATGCTACAATAATATTGGATATTATGGATAAAGTCTTTAATCTTGATTGGGTTAGCAGCTCATCCAAAAATGAGTGTTCAGCTGCAATTGGATTTAAGTGGATGCTTAATCAG GGAGCTTTGGAGTATCATGAGGAGATTGTGGATTACTTCAACCGAAGAGGTGTCTCTACAATATTTCTATTCAGAAGAAATCTACTACGCAGACTCATCTCTCTACTTGCTAATTCCTATGACAAGGATGTTAAACCACTGAATGGAACACACAAATCTCATACCCATTCTCCATATGAG GCTGAAGTATTGGCAAAATACAAGCCAGTGGTGAATATGTCATTACTAATACCAAATTTGAGGCATGCTCAGAGGAAGGCTGCTAGAGCTATGGAATACTTTAAGAGCACGCGACACATTCTTCTTTACTATGAAGACGTTGTCCAAAATCGAACT AAACTAGCTGATGTCCAAGAGTTTCTGGGGCTGCCTCAAAGAGAACTCAAAAGTGGTCAGGTTAAGATTCACAATGGTCCTCTGTCCCAACAAATAGAGAATTGGGATGATGTCCAAAAAAAGCTCCAGGGAACACCCTATGAGACATATCTTAAAGAAGACTAA